A genomic window from Pseudomonas argentinensis includes:
- the mrcB gene encoding penicillin-binding protein 1B translates to MTRTRSSRSRSKRRPRGMRPLLGWAVKLGLVGLVLFAGFAVYLDAIVQEKFSGKRWTVPAKVYARPLELFVGQKLAKDDLLKEMDALGYRRESVANGPGAVAVSGNSVSLHSRGFQFYESAEQAQQVNVRFSGDYVASLTKADGKDLAVARLEPMLIGGLYPAHQEDRVLIKLDQVPAYLVETLVAVEDRDFFDHFGVSPKGIARAVWINASAGQLRQGGSTLTQQLVKNFYLTNERSLTRKITEAMMAVLLELHYDKREILEAYLNEVFLGQDGQRAVHGFGLASQYFFSQPLSELKLDQVALLVGMVKGPTYYNPRRNPERALNRRNMILDLLAEQGVVSPEEAAAAKARPLGVTQRGSMANGSFPAFLDLVKRQLRQDYRDEDLTEEGLRIFTSFDPILQLKAEEALAETFKRQAGRKGSDEVEAGMVVTNPETGEIQALIGSRQPRFAGFNRALDAVRPIGSLIKPAIYLTALERPSQYTLTTRVQDEPFSVKGQDGQVWKPQNYDRKAHGSIYLYQGLAHSYNLSTAKLGLELGVPNVLKTLERLGVSRQWPAYPSMLLGAGALTPMEVTGMYQTIASGGFNTPLRGIRSVLTAEGEPLKRYPYQIQQRFDAGAIYLLQNAMQRTMREGTGRSVYNQLPGSLTLAGKTGTSNDSRDSWFAGFSQDLLTVVWMGRDDNGPTPFTGATGALQAWTGFMRRADPLPLDMPMPDNVVMAWVDAATGQGSAQNCPGAVQMPYIRGSEPAPGAGCGIQAPVDSVMDWVKGWLE, encoded by the coding sequence ATGACTCGTACCCGATCTTCCCGCTCCCGTTCCAAACGCCGCCCCCGTGGCATGCGCCCCTTGCTGGGCTGGGCTGTAAAGCTTGGCTTGGTAGGCCTGGTGCTGTTCGCCGGTTTTGCGGTTTACCTCGATGCCATCGTCCAGGAGAAGTTCTCCGGCAAGCGCTGGACCGTTCCGGCCAAGGTCTATGCCAGGCCGCTGGAGCTGTTTGTCGGCCAGAAGCTGGCCAAGGACGACCTGCTCAAGGAGATGGACGCCCTCGGCTATCGTCGCGAGAGCGTGGCCAATGGTCCCGGCGCCGTAGCGGTTTCCGGCAACAGCGTGTCCCTGCATTCGCGTGGCTTCCAGTTCTATGAAAGCGCCGAGCAGGCCCAGCAGGTCAACGTGCGCTTCTCCGGGGACTATGTCGCCTCGCTGACCAAGGCCGATGGCAAGGACCTGGCCGTGGCCCGGCTCGAGCCGATGCTGATCGGTGGTTTGTACCCCGCGCACCAGGAAGACCGGGTGCTGATCAAGCTCGATCAGGTGCCGGCCTACCTGGTGGAAACCCTGGTAGCGGTCGAGGATCGCGATTTCTTCGACCACTTCGGTGTCTCGCCCAAGGGCATCGCCCGCGCCGTGTGGATCAACGCCTCTGCCGGCCAGTTGCGCCAGGGCGGCAGTACCCTGACCCAGCAGCTGGTGAAGAACTTCTACCTGACCAACGAACGCAGCCTGACCCGCAAGATCACCGAAGCGATGATGGCGGTGCTGCTGGAGCTGCATTACGACAAGCGTGAAATCCTCGAGGCCTACCTCAACGAGGTGTTCCTCGGTCAGGACGGCCAGCGTGCGGTGCATGGCTTCGGTCTGGCCAGCCAGTACTTCTTCAGCCAGCCACTGTCCGAGCTCAAGCTCGATCAGGTGGCCCTGCTGGTCGGCATGGTCAAGGGCCCCACCTACTACAACCCGCGCCGCAATCCGGAGCGGGCACTGAACCGCCGCAACATGATCCTCGACCTGCTGGCCGAGCAGGGCGTGGTGTCGCCGGAAGAGGCCGCCGCCGCCAAGGCCCGCCCACTGGGCGTGACCCAGCGTGGCAGCATGGCCAACGGCTCGTTCCCGGCCTTCCTGGATCTGGTCAAGCGCCAGTTGCGCCAGGACTACCGTGACGAGGACTTGACCGAAGAAGGCCTGCGCATCTTCACCAGCTTCGACCCGATCCTGCAGCTCAAGGCCGAGGAAGCGCTGGCGGAAACCTTCAAGCGCCAGGCTGGCCGCAAGGGCTCCGACGAGGTCGAGGCCGGCATGGTGGTGACCAACCCGGAAACCGGCGAGATCCAGGCCCTGATCGGCAGCCGTCAGCCACGCTTCGCCGGCTTCAACCGTGCGCTGGACGCCGTGCGCCCGATCGGCTCGCTGATCAAACCGGCCATCTACCTCACGGCGCTGGAGCGTCCGAGCCAGTACACCCTGACCACCCGGGTACAGGACGAACCCTTCTCGGTGAAGGGCCAGGACGGCCAGGTGTGGAAGCCGCAGAACTACGACCGCAAGGCCCATGGCAGCATTTACCTGTACCAGGGGCTGGCGCATTCCTACAACCTGTCCACCGCCAAGCTGGGCCTGGAACTGGGCGTGCCGAATGTGCTCAAAACCCTCGAGCGCCTGGGCGTGTCGCGCCAGTGGCCGGCCTATCCGTCGATGTTGCTGGGCGCCGGTGCACTGACGCCGATGGAGGTCACCGGCATGTACCAGACCATCGCCAGTGGCGGCTTCAACACTCCGCTGCGTGGTATCCGCAGCGTGCTGACCGCCGAGGGCGAGCCGCTCAAGCGTTATCCGTACCAGATTCAACAACGTTTCGACGCCGGCGCCATCTACCTGCTGCAGAACGCCATGCAGCGCACCATGCGTGAAGGCACCGGCCGTTCGGTCTACAACCAGTTGCCCGGTTCGCTGACCCTGGCAGGCAAGACCGGCACCAGTAACGACTCGCGTGACAGCTGGTTCGCCGGGTTCAGTCAGGATCTGCTGACCGTGGTGTGGATGGGCCGTGACGATAACGGGCCTACGCCGTTCACCGGCGCGACCGGTGCGCTGCAGGCCTGGACGGGCTTCATGCGCCGTGCCGACCCGCTGCCGCTGGACATGCCGATGCCCGATAACGTGGTGATGGCCTGGGTGGATGCAGCGACCGGGCAGGGCTCGGCGCAGAATTGTCCGGGTGCCGTGCAGATGCCGTATATTCGCGGCAGCGAGCCGGCTCCGGGTGCAGGTTGTGGTATTCAGGCGCCCGTCGACTCGGTGATGGACTGGGTGAAAGGCTGGTTGGAATAA
- a CDS encoding pentapeptide repeat-containing protein — MSQPRQLDTPLYRLLHNDDVAAFNQQRPQGEPIDLRGGDFRGLDLRSLDAEGIDFTDAYFRGADLRGVDFRSAQLEGASIAHAQISGAYFPVELSADEILMSMNFGTRLRYRTHPNHR, encoded by the coding sequence ATGAGCCAACCGCGCCAGCTGGACACCCCGCTCTATCGACTGCTGCACAATGACGACGTCGCTGCCTTCAACCAGCAGCGGCCCCAGGGCGAACCCATCGACCTGCGCGGCGGCGACTTTCGCGGGCTAGACCTGCGCAGCCTGGATGCCGAGGGCATCGACTTCACCGACGCCTATTTTCGCGGCGCCGACCTGCGCGGCGTGGACTTTCGCAGCGCCCAGCTCGAGGGCGCCAGCATCGCCCATGCGCAGATATCGGGCGCCTATTTCCCGGTCGAGCTCAGCGCGGACGAAATCCTCATGTCGATGAACTTCGGTACTCGCCTGCGCTATCGCACCCACCCCAATCACCGGTAG
- a CDS encoding tetratricopeptide repeat protein: protein MSKWLIPVLTASVVLGGCASVPRGSIPVVDSGSSAYEQDDRPGGGYNNAPAQAQQPQSMPEDSGVVVMVPGGGAPSAPIDTYAAPAGAPANSGGLTFDEPPLSSEPLGSPSYGTSAPSQPSTPSGIPSGNGGGGLAADEQLDGPVLALLTSAQQQQTGGDLNGAASSLERAQRIAPREPQVLYRLAEVRLAQGDAAQAEQFARRGLSYANGRPALQASLWDLIAKSREQQGDAAGAAQARERARVNL, encoded by the coding sequence GTGAGCAAGTGGTTGATTCCCGTTTTGACCGCCTCGGTGGTTCTGGGTGGTTGTGCCAGCGTTCCGCGTGGTTCCATCCCGGTTGTGGATTCCGGTAGTTCGGCCTACGAGCAGGACGACCGCCCTGGCGGTGGTTACAACAATGCCCCTGCACAGGCGCAGCAGCCCCAGTCCATGCCCGAGGATTCCGGCGTGGTGGTGATGGTGCCGGGTGGCGGTGCGCCGTCCGCACCGATCGACACCTACGCGGCGCCGGCAGGTGCACCTGCCAACAGCGGCGGTCTGACCTTCGACGAACCGCCGCTGAGCAGCGAGCCCCTGGGTTCGCCGAGCTACGGCACTTCGGCACCGTCGCAACCTTCGACGCCCAGTGGCATTCCCAGTGGCAATGGCGGCGGTGGCCTGGCCGCAGACGAGCAGCTCGATGGCCCGGTATTGGCGCTGCTGACCAGCGCCCAGCAACAGCAGACCGGTGGCGATCTCAATGGCGCCGCTTCCAGCCTGGAGCGGGCCCAGCGTATTGCCCCCCGTGAGCCGCAGGTGCTGTACCGCCTGGCTGAAGTGCGCCTGGCCCAGGGTGATGCCGCCCAGGCCGAACAGTTCGCGCGCCGCGGCCTGAGCTACGCCAATGGTCGGCCGGCCCTGCAGGCCAGCCTGTGGGATCTGATCGCCAAGTCCCGTGAGCAGCAGGGCGACGCCGCCGGCGCAGCCCAGGCCCGCGAGCGGGCTCGGGTCAACCTGTGA
- the ilvN gene encoding acetolactate synthase small subunit: MRHIISLLLENEPGALSRVVGLFSQRNYNIESLTVAPTEDPTLSRLTLTTIGHDDTIEQITKNLNKLIEVVKLVDLSENAHIERELMLVKVKATGAQRAEVKRTTDIFRGQIVDVTPSVYTIQLAGTSDKLDSFIQAIGTALILETVRSGVTGIARGDKVLSI, translated from the coding sequence ATGCGTCATATCATTTCCCTGCTGCTGGAAAACGAACCGGGAGCCCTGTCGCGTGTGGTCGGCCTGTTCTCTCAGCGCAACTACAACATCGAAAGCCTGACCGTGGCGCCGACCGAAGACCCGACCCTGTCGCGTCTGACGCTGACCACCATCGGTCATGACGACACCATCGAGCAGATCACCAAGAACCTCAACAAGCTGATCGAGGTGGTCAAGCTGGTGGACCTCTCGGAGAACGCCCACATCGAGCGCGAGCTGATGCTGGTCAAGGTCAAGGCCACCGGTGCCCAGCGTGCCGAGGTCAAGCGCACCACCGACATCTTCCGTGGGCAGATCGTCGATGTGACGCCGAGCGTGTACACCATCCAGCTGGCCGGTACCAGCGACAAGCTGGACAGCTTCATTCAGGCCATCGGCACCGCGCTGATCCTGGAGACCGTACGCAGCGGTGTCACCGGTATCGCTCGCGGCGACAAGGTGCTGAGCATCTGA
- a CDS encoding YqcC family protein, which translates to MSATSVALIADQLLLVERALRVQGLWEASAPSVEALSSEQPFCVDTLDFSQWLQWIFLPRMKAIIEAGAELPAVSGILPMAEQVYGADSHEAAALLKALGDFDRLIAAGR; encoded by the coding sequence GTGAGTGCCACCTCGGTGGCCCTGATCGCCGACCAGCTGCTGCTGGTCGAGCGGGCATTGCGGGTGCAGGGCCTGTGGGAAGCTTCGGCGCCTAGCGTGGAGGCGCTGTCCAGTGAGCAGCCGTTCTGTGTGGATACCCTGGATTTTTCCCAGTGGCTGCAGTGGATCTTCCTGCCGCGCATGAAGGCCATCATCGAGGCGGGCGCCGAGCTGCCGGCGGTGTCCGGCATCCTGCCCATGGCCGAGCAGGTCTATGGTGCCGACAGCCACGAAGCCGCGGCGCTGCTCAAGGCGCTGGGTGATTTCGACCGGCTGATCGCTGCGGGCCGTTAA
- a CDS encoding acetolactate synthase 3 large subunit, with protein sequence MELLSGAEMVVRSLRDEGVKYIYGYPGGALLHIYDALFKEPEVTHILVRHEQAATHMADGYARATGKAGVVLVTSGPGATNAVTGIATAYMDSIPMVIISGQVASTVVGTDAFQEVDMVGISRPIVKHSFIIKHPSEIPEVIKKAFYLAESGRPGPVVVDIPKDMGDPTQKFEYSYPKKVKLRSYSPAARGHSGQIRKAAEMLVAAKRPIIYSGGGVILGGASAQLTELARALNVPVTNTLMGLGAYPGGDRQFVGMLGMHGSYTANLAMHHADVILAVGARFDDRVINGETAAKFCPNAKIIHIDIDPASISKTVKADIPIVGPVDSVLTEMVAALKEIEQAPDKDSQTTWWKQIDEWRGNGRLFPYNEGDGSIIKPQTVIETLCEVTRGEAYVSSDVGQHQMFAAQYYRFNKPNRWINSGGLGTMGFGFPAAMGVKLNFPDADVACVTGEGSIQMNIQELSTCLQYDLPVKIINLNNGALGMVRQWQDMQYSSRYSHSYMESLPDFVKLAESYGHVGMRITDLKDLKAKMEEAFAIKDRLVFLDIAVDTSEHVYPMQIRGGAMRDMWLSKTERT encoded by the coding sequence GTGGAGCTTTTATCCGGCGCTGAAATGGTCGTCCGCTCGTTGCGTGACGAAGGCGTTAAGTACATCTATGGGTATCCGGGTGGTGCCCTCCTGCACATCTATGATGCCCTGTTCAAAGAGCCGGAAGTGACCCATATCCTGGTTCGTCACGAGCAGGCGGCCACCCACATGGCGGACGGCTATGCCCGTGCCACCGGCAAGGCCGGCGTGGTGCTGGTGACCTCCGGCCCGGGCGCGACCAACGCCGTGACCGGCATCGCCACCGCCTACATGGATTCGATCCCGATGGTGATCATCTCCGGTCAGGTGGCCAGCACCGTGGTCGGCACCGATGCCTTCCAGGAAGTCGACATGGTCGGCATCTCCCGTCCGATCGTGAAGCACAGCTTCATCATCAAGCATCCTTCGGAAATCCCCGAAGTGATCAAGAAGGCCTTCTACCTGGCCGAATCGGGGCGTCCGGGCCCGGTGGTCGTCGATATCCCCAAGGACATGGGCGATCCGACCCAGAAGTTCGAATACAGCTACCCGAAGAAGGTCAAGCTGCGCTCCTACAGCCCGGCTGCCCGTGGGCACTCGGGGCAGATTCGCAAGGCGGCGGAAATGCTCGTTGCAGCCAAGCGGCCGATCATCTATTCCGGTGGCGGCGTGATCCTCGGCGGCGCTTCGGCGCAACTGACCGAGCTGGCCCGCGCCCTGAACGTGCCGGTCACCAATACCCTGATGGGTCTGGGCGCCTACCCGGGCGGCGACCGTCAGTTCGTCGGCATGCTCGGCATGCACGGCAGCTACACTGCCAACCTGGCGATGCACCACGCCGACGTGATCCTCGCCGTTGGTGCGCGCTTCGATGACCGGGTCATCAATGGCGAGACCGCTGCCAAGTTCTGCCCGAACGCCAAGATCATCCATATCGACATCGACCCGGCGTCGATCTCCAAGACCGTCAAGGCCGACATTCCTATCGTCGGCCCGGTGGACAGCGTGCTGACCGAGATGGTCGCCGCCCTCAAGGAAATCGAGCAGGCGCCGGACAAGGATTCCCAAACCACCTGGTGGAAGCAGATCGACGAGTGGCGCGGCAATGGTCGCCTGTTCCCCTATAACGAGGGCGACGGTTCGATCATCAAGCCGCAGACCGTGATCGAGACGCTGTGCGAAGTCACCAGGGGCGAGGCCTACGTCAGCTCCGACGTGGGTCAGCACCAGATGTTCGCGGCCCAGTACTATCGCTTCAACAAGCCCAACCGCTGGATCAACTCCGGTGGCCTGGGCACCATGGGCTTCGGCTTCCCGGCCGCCATGGGCGTCAAGCTGAACTTCCCGGACGCCGATGTCGCCTGCGTGACCGGCGAAGGCAGCATCCAGATGAACATCCAGGAGCTGTCGACCTGCCTGCAGTACGACCTGCCGGTGAAGATCATCAACCTCAACAATGGCGCGCTGGGCATGGTTCGCCAGTGGCAGGACATGCAGTACAGCAGCCGATACTCGCACTCCTACATGGAATCGCTGCCCGATTTCGTCAAGCTGGCCGAGTCCTACGGGCACGTGGGCATGCGCATCACCGACCTCAAGGACCTCAAGGCGAAGATGGAAGAGGCGTTCGCGATCAAGGACCGTCTGGTGTTCCTCGATATCGCCGTGGATACCAGCGAGCACGTCTACCCAATGCAGATTCGGGGTGGCGCGATGCGCGACATGTGGCTGAGCAAGACGGAGCGTACCTGA
- a CDS encoding AAA family ATPase → MSQALITALQNPALYPHPVDGFRVIETHISWVVLTGPYAYKIKKPVDFGFLDFTSLAARKHFCEEELRLNQRLTEDLYLQVLPIGGSPEAPQIGSDAAVFEYALKMRQFPQEQLLAQVQARGELNEGHIDALAKQIADFHRDTPVVAADHALCNATAIVAPLRQNFEQIRPMLSDQADLQQLDALQAWTETSLERLWPDLEARARDGFIRECHGDIHLGNATLLDGRATLFDCIEFNEPFRFTDIALDTAFLVMDLEDRGLKCLARRLLNRWLEHTGDYGSLKLFNLYKTHRALVRAKVALFRLGQEQDAVQRAVILRQYRAYATLAESYSAIPARLLAITRGVSAVGKSQVALRLVEALGAIRIRSDVERKRLLGQQTGAEVNAGIYSQDASDAVYQRLNALADLALHAGYPVVLDATFLKRPQRQAAQRVADETGVPFLIIDCHAPDAVLASWLQQRQQQGSDPSDATLAVIEAQRAGQDPLEEAELPYCKRVDTPDAASLAELVSAVRQRFPSL, encoded by the coding sequence GTGAGCCAAGCCCTGATTACCGCCTTGCAGAACCCGGCCCTTTATCCGCACCCGGTAGACGGTTTCAGGGTCATCGAGACCCATATTTCCTGGGTCGTGCTGACCGGGCCCTATGCGTACAAGATCAAGAAACCGGTGGACTTCGGCTTTCTCGACTTCACCTCGCTGGCCGCGCGCAAGCATTTCTGCGAGGAGGAGCTGCGCCTCAACCAGCGCCTGACCGAGGATTTGTATCTGCAGGTGTTGCCGATCGGCGGCAGCCCCGAGGCGCCGCAGATCGGCAGCGACGCCGCGGTGTTCGAATACGCGCTGAAGATGCGCCAGTTCCCCCAGGAGCAATTGCTGGCCCAGGTGCAGGCCCGCGGCGAACTCAATGAAGGGCATATCGACGCCCTGGCCAAGCAGATCGCCGACTTCCACCGCGACACCCCCGTGGTCGCGGCCGACCATGCGCTGTGCAACGCCACCGCCATCGTCGCCCCGCTGCGGCAGAACTTCGAGCAGATCCGCCCGATGCTCAGCGACCAGGCCGACCTGCAGCAGCTCGATGCCCTGCAAGCCTGGACCGAAACCAGCCTGGAGCGCCTGTGGCCCGATCTGGAAGCACGGGCCCGTGATGGGTTCATCCGCGAGTGCCATGGCGACATTCACCTGGGCAACGCAACCTTGCTGGACGGTCGCGCCACGCTGTTCGACTGCATCGAATTCAACGAGCCCTTCCGCTTCACCGATATCGCCCTGGACACCGCCTTCCTGGTCATGGACCTGGAGGACCGCGGTCTCAAATGCCTGGCGCGCCGCCTGCTCAACCGCTGGCTGGAACACACCGGCGATTACGGCTCGCTCAAGCTGTTCAACCTCTACAAGACGCACCGCGCCCTGGTTCGTGCCAAGGTCGCGCTGTTCCGCCTCGGCCAGGAGCAGGATGCCGTGCAGCGCGCGGTGATCCTGCGCCAATACCGCGCCTACGCCACCCTGGCCGAGAGCTACAGCGCCATCCCCGCGCGCCTGCTGGCGATCACCCGCGGCGTGTCCGCGGTCGGCAAGAGCCAGGTCGCGCTGCGCCTGGTGGAGGCCCTGGGGGCGATTCGCATCCGCTCCGACGTCGAGCGCAAGCGCCTGCTGGGCCAGCAGACCGGCGCCGAGGTGAATGCCGGCATCTACAGCCAGGACGCCAGCGACGCGGTCTACCAGCGCCTGAACGCCCTGGCCGATCTGGCGTTGCACGCCGGCTACCCGGTGGTGCTGGACGCCACCTTCCTCAAGCGCCCGCAGCGCCAGGCCGCCCAGCGTGTCGCCGACGAAACCGGCGTGCCCTTCCTGATCATCGACTGCCATGCGCCGGACGCGGTGCTCGCCAGCTGGCTGCAGCAGCGTCAGCAGCAAGGCAGCGACCCATCCGACGCGACCCTGGCGGTAATCGAGGCGCAACGCGCCGGCCAGGATCCGCTGGAGGAAGCCGAGCTGCCCTACTGCAAGCGGGTGGACACCCCGGACGCCGCGAGTCTGGCCGAGCTGGTCAGCGCGGTACGCCAGCGTTTCCCCAGCCTCTGA
- a CDS encoding DUF4124 domain-containing protein, which produces MRRTILTSSLLLALSASAMAGQIYKWVDAQGVTHFGEQPPQGQQSTTVNPSAAPPPSTTPEAKPAPTFEAIADPEQAAADAKVKKEVAAQEAERRKYCDIQRNNLAQLENNPRVRVEEGGEMRRLGEDERQKRIADSKQAIKENCQ; this is translated from the coding sequence ATGCGCCGCACGATTCTCACCAGCAGCCTGCTGCTCGCCCTGAGTGCGAGCGCCATGGCCGGGCAGATCTACAAATGGGTCGATGCCCAGGGCGTTACCCATTTCGGTGAGCAGCCGCCCCAGGGCCAGCAATCCACCACGGTCAATCCCTCGGCTGCGCCGCCACCCTCCACTACCCCTGAAGCGAAACCGGCGCCGACCTTCGAGGCCATCGCCGACCCCGAGCAGGCCGCCGCCGATGCCAAGGTGAAGAAGGAAGTGGCCGCCCAGGAAGCCGAGCGCAGGAAATATTGCGACATCCAGCGCAACAACCTGGCGCAGCTGGAGAACAACCCGCGGGTGCGTGTGGAAGAAGGTGGGGAAATGCGTCGCCTGGGTGAAGACGAGCGCCAGAAGCGCATCGCCGACAGCAAGCAGGCGATCAAGGAGAACTGCCAGTAG
- the ilvY gene encoding HTH-type transcriptional activator IlvY has product MDSHALSLFLSLADNLHFGKTSREQHVSPSALSRSIKQLEDEVGAPLFVRDNRSVRLTREGQRFREYASDVMNGWQAIRQTFKQDQLILHGELSLYCSVTASYSFLYEILSSFRQDYPRIEMKLHTGDPAKAVERVQQGLEDLAIGARPDSLPAGVEFQSITRSALRFIGPQSPQLLGEEQLKNPGADTWQDVPLILSEEGLARTRTDRWLKHHNIKPRIYAQVSGNEAIVSMVSLGFGIGVVPQIVLDNSLLAARIRLYDIQPPLTDYDIGLFALHKRLKDPLIAAFWNRQ; this is encoded by the coding sequence ATGGACAGCCACGCCCTCAGCCTCTTTCTCTCCCTCGCCGACAACCTGCATTTCGGCAAGACCAGTCGCGAGCAGCACGTCAGCCCATCCGCGCTGAGCCGCAGCATCAAGCAACTCGAGGATGAAGTCGGTGCGCCACTGTTCGTGCGCGACAACCGCTCGGTGCGCCTGACCCGCGAGGGTCAACGGTTTCGCGAATACGCCAGCGACGTCATGAACGGCTGGCAGGCCATCCGCCAAACCTTCAAGCAGGATCAACTGATTCTGCACGGTGAGCTGTCGCTGTACTGCTCGGTGACGGCGAGCTACAGCTTTCTGTACGAGATACTCAGCAGTTTCCGCCAGGACTACCCGCGCATCGAAATGAAGCTGCACACCGGCGACCCGGCCAAGGCCGTGGAGCGGGTGCAGCAGGGATTGGAAGACCTGGCCATTGGCGCCCGCCCGGACAGCCTGCCAGCCGGCGTCGAATTCCAGTCGATCACCCGCTCGGCGCTGCGCTTTATCGGCCCGCAATCGCCGCAGTTGCTCGGCGAGGAACAGCTGAAGAATCCCGGCGCCGACACTTGGCAGGACGTCCCGCTGATTCTCTCCGAAGAAGGCCTGGCGCGCACCCGCACCGACCGCTGGCTGAAGCACCACAACATCAAGCCGCGCATCTACGCCCAGGTCAGTGGCAACGAGGCCATCGTCAGCATGGTCAGCCTCGGCTTCGGCATCGGCGTGGTGCCGCAGATCGTGCTGGACAACAGCCTGCTGGCCGCACGCATCCGCCTCTACGACATCCAGCCGCCGCTGACCGACTACGACATTGGCCTGTTCGCCCTGCACAAGCGCCTCAAGGACCCGCTGATCGCCGCCTTCTGGAACCGCCAGTAA
- a CDS encoding TfoX/Sxy family protein produces MNDELQTLKNLGKTSSQWLHAVGIHSASDLRRHGAVEAYRAVRARGFRASKVLLYSIEGALLDVHWSELPQTRKESLNLQLEAAANAG; encoded by the coding sequence GTGAACGACGAACTGCAGACCCTCAAGAACCTCGGCAAAACCTCGTCGCAGTGGCTGCACGCGGTGGGCATCCACAGTGCCAGCGATTTGCGCAGGCACGGTGCCGTCGAGGCCTATCGAGCGGTACGGGCCCGCGGGTTCAGGGCATCCAAGGTACTGCTCTACTCCATCGAAGGTGCGCTGCTCGACGTCCACTGGAGCGAGCTCCCGCAGACGCGCAAGGAGAGCCTGAACCTGCAACTGGAGGCCGCCGCCAACGCTGGCTGA
- the ilvC gene encoding ketol-acid reductoisomerase → MKVYYDKDCDLSIIQGKKVAIIGYGSQGHAQACNLKDSGVDVTVGLRKGSATVAKAEAHGLKVADVASAVAAADLVMILTPDEFQGALYKNEIEPNIKQGATLAFSHGFSIHYNQVVPRADLDVIMIAPKAPGHTVRTEFVKGGGIPDLIAVYQDASGNAKNVALSYASGVGGGRTGIIETTFKDETETDLFGEQAVLCGGTVELVKAGFETLVEAGYAPEMAYFECLHELKLIVDLMYEGGIANMNYSISNNAEYGEYVTGPEVINAESRQAMRNALKRIQDGEYAKMFISEGATGYPSMTAKRRNNAAHGIEVIGEQLRSMMPWIAANKIVDKAKN, encoded by the coding sequence ATGAAAGTTTATTACGACAAAGACTGTGACCTCTCGATCATCCAGGGCAAGAAAGTGGCCATCATCGGCTACGGCTCCCAGGGCCACGCGCAAGCGTGCAACCTGAAGGATTCCGGCGTCGACGTCACCGTCGGTCTGCGTAAAGGCTCCGCTACCGTTGCCAAGGCCGAGGCCCATGGCCTGAAAGTGGCCGATGTGGCCTCCGCCGTCGCCGCTGCCGACCTGGTGATGATCCTGACCCCGGACGAATTCCAGGGCGCTCTGTACAAGAACGAGATCGAGCCGAACATCAAGCAGGGCGCTACGCTGGCGTTCTCCCATGGCTTCTCGATCCACTACAACCAGGTGGTTCCGCGTGCCGACCTCGACGTGATCATGATCGCGCCAAAGGCCCCGGGTCACACCGTGCGCACCGAGTTCGTCAAAGGCGGCGGCATTCCTGACCTGATCGCCGTTTACCAGGACGCTTCCGGCAATGCCAAGAACGTCGCCCTGTCCTACGCCTCGGGCGTTGGCGGTGGCCGTACCGGCATCATCGAAACCACCTTCAAGGACGAGACCGAAACCGACCTGTTCGGCGAGCAGGCCGTTCTCTGTGGCGGCACCGTCGAGCTGGTCAAGGCCGGCTTCGAAACCCTGGTCGAAGCGGGCTACGCGCCGGAAATGGCCTACTTCGAGTGCCTGCACGAACTGAAGCTGATCGTCGACCTCATGTACGAAGGCGGTATCGCCAACATGAACTACTCGATCTCCAACAACGCCGAATACGGCGAGTATGTGACCGGCCCGGAAGTCATCAACGCCGAATCCCGCCAGGCCATGCGCAATGCACTCAAGCGCATCCAGGACGGCGAATACGCCAAGATGTTCATCAGCGAAGGCGCCACCGGTTACCCGTCGATGACCGCCAAGCGTCGTAACAACGCAGCTCACGGTATCGAAGTGATCGGTGAGCAACTGCGCTCCATGATGCCGTGGATCGCTGCCAACAAGATTGTCGACAAAGCCAAGAACTGA